The Bradyrhizobium ottawaense genome window below encodes:
- a CDS encoding Y-family DNA polymerase — protein MSASSVNRRRILSLWLPRLPIDRIQRFFNSSGLGKTNNEPSIVVIKDNNALVIHALDEAAERLGLYVGQPLANARAMCPDLRVFDADVAADAKTLSDIADWCDRFTPLVALDPPHGLFLDITGCAHLFGGEAALLQALVRALGRQGFAVSAAIAGTSVCARTLTRQTTGTIVADGGEAEAISRFPVSALGAGEAITTGLRRAGLKTIGDVATRSPSEITARFGARFSTLLAHALGQGDAPINPRKPLPDYIVEKRFAEPIATDTMIAMTLSRLADTLIASMEKQGKGARRLEAAFFRTDGVVRAIMVETGRPVTRSAVIDRLFRERLDALADPLDPGFGFDMVRLSASRTEIVVQEQRDLDAHVHDNDELAALIDRIAARIGGKRVVVHLPEDTHIPECAVLAAPAQHHLAAAMQAEWPARTESEPPLRPLRLFDKPEPIKVPFAAVPDGPPHQFTWRRALHAVVRVEGPERIAMEWWRQDGKQLTRDYFRIEDAEGLRFWIFRDGLYEGEVFDGDGEPASPGWYVHGLFA, from the coding sequence ATGAGTGCCAGTTCAGTGAACCGTCGACGTATTCTCAGCCTGTGGCTGCCACGCCTGCCCATCGACCGGATCCAGCGGTTCTTCAACAGCTCCGGGCTGGGTAAAACCAATAATGAGCCGAGCATCGTCGTCATCAAGGACAACAATGCGCTGGTGATCCATGCGCTGGACGAGGCTGCCGAGCGTCTCGGCCTGTACGTAGGTCAGCCGCTCGCCAATGCGCGGGCGATGTGCCCGGATTTGCGCGTGTTCGACGCCGATGTCGCGGCCGATGCGAAGACGCTTAGCGACATCGCCGACTGGTGCGACCGCTTCACGCCGCTGGTCGCGCTCGATCCGCCGCACGGGCTGTTCCTCGACATCACCGGCTGTGCGCATCTGTTCGGCGGCGAGGCTGCGCTGTTGCAAGCGCTGGTTCGGGCGCTCGGCCGACAAGGCTTTGCCGTCAGCGCGGCAATCGCCGGCACCTCGGTCTGCGCGCGCACGCTGACGCGGCAGACCACGGGCACCATCGTTGCCGATGGCGGCGAGGCGGAGGCGATCAGCCGGTTTCCGGTGTCCGCGCTCGGTGCGGGCGAGGCCATCACCACCGGCCTGCGCCGCGCCGGCCTCAAGACCATCGGCGACGTCGCCACGCGCTCGCCGAGCGAGATCACGGCGCGGTTCGGAGCGCGGTTCTCCACGCTGCTGGCGCATGCGCTGGGGCAGGGCGATGCGCCGATCAATCCGCGAAAACCGCTGCCTGATTATATCGTGGAGAAGCGTTTCGCCGAGCCGATCGCGACCGACACCATGATCGCGATGACGCTGTCGCGGCTGGCGGACACGCTGATTGCCTCCATGGAGAAGCAGGGCAAGGGCGCGCGCCGGCTGGAAGCCGCGTTCTTCCGCACCGACGGCGTGGTGCGCGCGATCATGGTCGAGACCGGACGTCCGGTGACGCGAAGCGCGGTGATCGACCGGCTGTTCCGCGAGCGTCTCGATGCGCTCGCCGATCCCCTCGATCCCGGTTTTGGCTTCGATATGGTTCGCCTGTCGGCGAGCCGCACCGAGATCGTGGTGCAGGAGCAGCGCGATCTCGACGCCCATGTCCACGACAATGACGAGCTTGCCGCCCTGATCGACCGCATTGCCGCGCGCATCGGCGGAAAGCGCGTCGTCGTGCACCTGCCTGAGGATACCCATATCCCTGAATGTGCGGTGCTGGCCGCCCCGGCGCAGCATCATCTCGCCGCCGCCATGCAGGCCGAATGGCCGGCACGGACCGAAAGCGAGCCACCGCTGCGTCCCTTAAGGCTGTTCGACAAGCCGGAGCCGATCAAGGTGCCATTCGCGGCCGTGCCGGATGGTCCGCCGCATCAGTTCACCTGGCGCCGCGCGCTGCATGCCGTGGTGCGGGTGGAAGGACCCGAGCGTATCGCGATGGAATGGTGGCGGCAGGACGGCAAGCAGCTGACCCGGGATTACTTTCGCATCGAGGATGCCGAGGGCCTGCGCTTCTGGATTTTTCGCGACGGACTTTACGAGGGGGAGGTGTTCGACGGCGACGGCGAGCCTGCTTCTCCCGGCTGGTATGTGCACGGTCTCTTCGCATGA
- a CDS encoding ImuA family protein, with amino-acid sequence MSGARTSALATLRGQIERIETATVVHPHDRVALGHSEADNALKGGLARAAIHEVFCTGSQGTAATGFVMGLAGRVSAQRPLLWVRQDFSEIEAGALSMSGLAELGLDPRRVVMVRAADVESALRTSADALACDALGAVVLELWGETRQFDLVASRKLTLAAQGSGVTGLMLRMAAQPLPSTAETRWMLRAAHSPPGSVWDAWGAPRFDAELLRNRHGPCGRWIMEWNCDECQFSEPSTYSQPVAATPAHRPDPAVLQQLRAG; translated from the coding sequence ATGAGCGGCGCACGGACAAGCGCGCTTGCGACCTTGCGCGGCCAGATCGAGCGCATCGAGACGGCGACGGTCGTGCATCCGCACGATCGCGTCGCGCTCGGTCACAGCGAAGCCGACAACGCGCTGAAGGGCGGGCTCGCGCGCGCGGCGATCCACGAGGTGTTTTGCACTGGGTCTCAGGGGACGGCCGCGACCGGCTTCGTCATGGGGCTTGCCGGGCGCGTCTCGGCGCAGCGGCCGCTGCTGTGGGTACGGCAGGATTTTTCAGAGATAGAGGCAGGCGCGCTGTCGATGAGCGGGCTCGCCGAGCTCGGCCTCGATCCGCGCCGTGTGGTGATGGTGCGCGCCGCCGATGTCGAGAGCGCGCTGCGTACCTCGGCCGATGCGCTCGCCTGCGATGCGCTGGGCGCCGTCGTGCTCGAGCTCTGGGGCGAAACCAGGCAGTTCGATCTCGTGGCGAGCCGCAAGCTGACGCTGGCCGCGCAAGGCTCCGGCGTCACCGGCCTGATGCTGCGGATGGCGGCGCAGCCGCTGCCTTCGACGGCGGAGACCAGGTGGATGCTGCGCGCGGCGCATTCGCCGCCGGGGTCGGTGTGGGACGCATGGGGCGCGCCGCGCTTCGATGCCGAACTCTTGCGTAATCGTCATGGCCCCTGCGGCCGGTGGATCATGGAATGGAATTGTGATGAGTGCCAGTTCAGTGAACCGTCGACGTATTCTCAGCCTGTGGCTGCCACGCCTGCCCATCGACCGGATCCAGCGGTTCTTCAACAGCTCCGGGCTGGGTAA
- a CDS encoding putative DNA modification/repair radical SAM protein encodes MDVQRKLEILADAAKYDASCASSGTEKRDSSDGKGMGSTAPGMGICHSYAPDGRCISLLKVLLTNACNYDCLYCVNRASSNVPRARFTIDELVKLTLDFYRRNYIEGLFLSSGIIRNPDYTMEQVVSVARKLREEHHFRGYIHLKTIPEADDALIAEAGKYADRLSINIEMPEETSLQQFAPEKDVRAIRRTMGRLRLKLDEAEEGRSAKTKAKPQRFAPAGQSTQMIVGADAASDHTILHTSANLYGAYRLRRVYYSAFSPIPDASRALPLVQPPLLREHRLYQADWLMRFYGFDVAEIVDDSAMLPLDIDPKLAWALRHRDRFPLDVNRASREELLRVPGFGTKAVERIIATRRTTTIRLADLARLHVPRNKALPFIVLSDHRPSPHRLDAAGLIERFKPKATQLGFGF; translated from the coding sequence ATGGACGTACAACGCAAGCTGGAAATCCTGGCGGACGCCGCCAAATACGACGCGTCCTGCGCCTCCAGCGGCACGGAGAAGCGGGATTCCAGCGACGGCAAGGGCATGGGGTCGACCGCACCCGGCATGGGCATCTGCCATTCCTATGCGCCGGATGGACGCTGCATCTCGCTGCTCAAGGTGCTGCTGACCAACGCCTGCAATTACGATTGCCTCTATTGCGTCAACCGCGCCTCCTCGAACGTGCCGCGCGCCCGCTTCACCATCGACGAATTGGTCAAGCTGACGCTCGACTTCTACCGGCGCAATTACATCGAGGGCCTGTTTCTCTCCTCCGGCATCATCCGCAACCCCGACTACACCATGGAGCAAGTGGTGAGCGTCGCGCGAAAGCTGCGCGAGGAGCATCACTTCCGCGGCTATATCCATCTCAAGACCATTCCCGAGGCCGACGATGCGCTGATCGCGGAAGCCGGCAAATATGCCGATCGTCTCTCCATCAACATCGAGATGCCCGAGGAAACGAGCCTGCAGCAATTCGCGCCGGAGAAGGACGTGCGCGCGATCCGCCGCACCATGGGCCGGCTGCGGCTGAAGCTGGACGAGGCCGAGGAAGGCCGCAGCGCGAAGACCAAGGCAAAGCCGCAGCGCTTCGCGCCGGCGGGCCAAAGCACGCAGATGATCGTCGGTGCTGATGCAGCCTCCGACCACACCATTCTCCACACCAGCGCCAATCTCTACGGCGCCTACCGTCTGCGGCGCGTCTACTACTCCGCCTTCAGCCCGATCCCCGACGCCAGCCGCGCCTTGCCTCTGGTGCAGCCGCCGCTGCTGCGCGAGCACCGGCTCTACCAGGCCGACTGGCTGATGCGGTTCTACGGTTTCGACGTTGCGGAGATCGTCGACGACAGCGCGATGCTGCCGCTCGACATCGATCCGAAGCTGGCCTGGGCGCTGCGTCATCGCGACCGCTTCCCGCTCGACGTCAACCGCGCCAGCCGCGAGGAGCTGCTGCGCGTGCCGGGCTTCGGCACCAAGGCGGTCGAGCGCATCATTGCAACACGGCGCACCACCACGATCCGCCTCGCCGATCTCGCCCGCCTGCACGTGCCCCGCAACAAGGCGCTGCCGTTCATCGTCCTCAGCGATCACCGGCCCTCGCCGCACCGTCTTGATGCGGCCGGGCTGATCGAACGGTTCAAGCCGAAAGCAACGCAACTGGGATTTGGCTTCTGA
- a CDS encoding UdgX family uracil-DNA binding protein (This protein belongs to the uracil DNA glycosylase superfamily, members of which act in excision repair of DNA. However, it belongs more specifically to UdgX branch, whose founding member was found to bind uracil in DNA (where it does not belong), without cleaving it, appears to promote DNA repair by a pathway involving RecA, rather than base excision.) — MQYITLDTETHFDGWRKAARSLVLHHVQPTDVTWTVQGGEAELFAPQAPSPILEANEGTFNVSGKFVELAQAAILHRDIQRFAILYRLLWRLKDNHDLIEVATDPDVAQVTAMARAVHRDEHKMHAFVRFREIGRERAAHYVAWFEPEHHIVELAAPFFARRFADMPWSILTPDLCAHWDGHALAFTPGVSKSEAPGEDRLEETWRRYYASIFNPARLKVKAMQAEMPKKYWRNLPEASIIKPLIEDAERMTGAMIANAATDPHKPQKRPEAPMKRKPAADDLEALRAEAAHCRACHLYKDATQTVFGEGPRSANIMLVGEQPGDKEDLAGHPFVGPAGQMLDRALEEAGVDRKKVYVTNAVKHFKFVPRGKIRLHQKPNTPEIKACRQWFEREVSAIQPDLIVAMGATAAQSVFGKITPIGKTRGRLIDLPDGRKALVTVHPSYLLRLPDPEAKVLEYQRFVDDLKIVAGLQKKAARAA, encoded by the coding sequence ATGCAGTACATCACCCTCGACACCGAAACCCATTTCGACGGCTGGCGCAAAGCCGCGCGCAGCCTCGTGCTTCATCACGTGCAGCCCACCGATGTCACCTGGACCGTGCAGGGCGGCGAGGCGGAGTTGTTCGCGCCGCAAGCACCGTCTCCGATCCTCGAGGCGAACGAAGGCACCTTCAACGTATCAGGCAAATTCGTCGAGCTAGCCCAGGCCGCAATCCTGCACCGCGATATCCAGCGCTTTGCGATCCTCTATCGCCTGCTCTGGCGGCTGAAGGACAACCACGATCTCATCGAGGTCGCGACCGACCCTGACGTCGCGCAGGTCACGGCGATGGCTCGCGCGGTCCATCGCGACGAGCACAAGATGCACGCCTTCGTCCGCTTCCGCGAGATCGGACGCGAGCGCGCAGCACATTACGTCGCCTGGTTCGAGCCGGAGCATCACATCGTCGAGCTCGCCGCCCCGTTCTTCGCAAGACGCTTTGCCGACATGCCCTGGTCGATCCTGACGCCGGACCTCTGCGCGCATTGGGATGGCCACGCGCTCGCGTTCACGCCGGGCGTCAGCAAGAGCGAAGCACCGGGCGAAGACCGGCTGGAGGAAACCTGGCGGCGCTATTACGCCAGCATCTTCAATCCGGCCCGGCTCAAGGTGAAGGCGATGCAGGCCGAGATGCCGAAGAAATATTGGAGGAACCTGCCCGAGGCCTCGATCATTAAGCCCTTGATCGAGGACGCCGAACGCATGACCGGCGCCATGATCGCCAATGCGGCAACCGATCCGCACAAGCCTCAGAAGCGGCCGGAGGCTCCGATGAAACGCAAGCCAGCTGCCGACGATCTCGAAGCGCTCCGCGCGGAGGCCGCGCATTGCCGGGCCTGCCATCTCTACAAGGACGCGACCCAGACCGTGTTCGGCGAGGGCCCGAGATCCGCCAACATCATGCTGGTCGGCGAGCAGCCCGGCGACAAGGAAGACCTCGCCGGCCATCCGTTCGTCGGTCCGGCCGGCCAGATGCTCGACCGTGCGCTGGAGGAGGCCGGTGTCGACCGCAAGAAAGTTTATGTCACCAACGCGGTGAAGCACTTCAAATTCGTGCCGCGCGGAAAGATCCGCCTGCACCAGAAGCCGAATACGCCGGAGATCAAAGCGTGCCGGCAATGGTTCGAACGGGAAGTTTCGGCAATCCAGCCTGATCTGATCGTGGCGATGGGCGCCACCGCCGCGCAAAGCGTGTTCGGCAAGATCACTCCGATCGGCAAGACCCGCGGCCGGCTCATCGACCTTCCCGACGGACGCAAGGCTTTGGTGACGGTGCACCCGTCCTATCTGCTGCGGCTGCCCGATCCGGAAGCCAAGGTTCTGGAATATCAGCGCTTTGTCGACGATTTGAAGATCGTGGCCGGCTTGCAGAAGAAAGCCGCGCGGGCCGCCTAA
- a CDS encoding inorganic phosphate transporter, translating to MTDVAFDRAVADPAPIQPASRPNLDKGFNPLTMILFFGILAAGLLFVAYSIYVDVNATGARVTSYLPYILLFVALLIALGFEFVNGFHDTANAVATVIYTHSLPAEVAVMWSGFFNFLGVLMSSGAVAFGIVSLLPVELILQVGSSAGFAMVFALLIAAILWNLGTWFFGLPASSSHTLIGSIIGVGVANAVMRGRDGTSGVDWTKATEIGYALLLSPLFGFICAATLLLLLKFIVRNPALYAAPEGNKAPPLWIRGLLIATCTGVSFAHGSNDGQKGMGLIMLILIGTVPTAYALNRALPESQVAQFQKVSDAASKVIAAKGAGHSIIGDPRPAVTQYITSHHISEGTYPSLSVLVKDVGDQVAKYGSLNKVPAEVVGNTRNDMYLTSEAIRFLMKDKENELNKEEVATLNAYKGGLDSATKFIPTWVKVAVAIALGLGTMIGWKRIVITVGEKIGKSHLTYAQGASAELVAAATIGAADVFGLPVSTTHVLSSGVAGTMAANGSGLQMATIRNLLMAWVLTLPCAIMLSATLYVIFSRMF from the coding sequence ATGACCGATGTTGCATTCGACCGCGCGGTAGCCGATCCCGCGCCGATCCAGCCGGCCTCGCGGCCAAATCTCGACAAGGGCTTCAATCCGCTGACGATGATCCTGTTCTTCGGCATCCTCGCCGCGGGGCTGCTGTTCGTCGCCTACAGCATCTATGTCGACGTCAACGCGACCGGCGCACGCGTGACGAGCTACCTGCCCTACATCCTGTTGTTCGTCGCGCTCCTGATCGCGCTCGGCTTCGAATTCGTCAACGGCTTCCACGACACCGCCAATGCGGTGGCGACCGTGATCTACACCCATTCGCTGCCGGCCGAAGTCGCGGTGATGTGGTCGGGCTTCTTCAACTTCCTCGGCGTGCTCATGTCCTCCGGCGCGGTCGCCTTCGGCATCGTCTCGCTGCTGCCGGTCGAGCTGATCCTGCAGGTCGGCTCCAGCGCCGGCTTCGCGATGGTGTTCGCGCTGCTGATCGCCGCGATCCTGTGGAATCTCGGCACCTGGTTCTTCGGCCTGCCCGCCTCCTCCTCGCACACGCTGATCGGCTCGATCATCGGCGTCGGCGTCGCCAACGCCGTCATGCGCGGCCGCGACGGCACCTCGGGCGTGGACTGGACCAAGGCGACCGAGATCGGCTACGCGCTGCTGCTGTCGCCGCTGTTCGGCTTCATCTGCGCCGCGACGCTGCTGCTGCTGCTCAAGTTCATCGTGCGCAACCCGGCCCTGTATGCTGCGCCCGAAGGCAACAAGGCGCCGCCGCTCTGGATCCGCGGCCTGCTGATCGCGACCTGCACCGGCGTCAGCTTCGCGCACGGTTCGAACGACGGCCAGAAGGGCATGGGCCTGATCATGCTGATCCTGATCGGTACCGTGCCGACCGCCTACGCGCTCAACCGCGCACTGCCGGAATCCCAGGTCGCCCAGTTCCAGAAGGTCTCGGATGCTGCTTCCAAGGTGATCGCGGCCAAGGGTGCCGGTCACTCGATCATCGGCGATCCCCGTCCTGCGGTGACCCAGTACATCACCTCGCACCACATCAGCGAAGGCACCTACCCCTCGCTGTCGGTGCTGGTGAAGGATGTCGGCGACCAGGTCGCGAAATACGGCTCGCTCAACAAGGTGCCGGCGGAAGTGGTCGGCAACACCCGTAACGACATGTACCTGACCTCGGAAGCGATCCGCTTCCTGATGAAGGACAAGGAAAACGAGCTCAACAAGGAAGAGGTCGCGACCTTGAACGCCTACAAGGGCGGGCTCGACAGCGCCACGAAGTTCATCCCGACCTGGGTGAAGGTCGCCGTCGCCATCGCGCTCGGCCTCGGCACCATGATCGGCTGGAAGCGCATCGTCATCACGGTCGGCGAGAAGATCGGCAAGAGCCATTTGACCTACGCACAAGGCGCCTCGGCCGAGCTGGTGGCCGCCGCTACGATCGGCGCCGCCGACGTGTTCGGCCTGCCGGTTTCGACCACGCATGTGCTGTCGTCGGGCGTCGCCGGCACCATGGCGGCCAACGGCTCGGGCTTGCAAATGGCGACCATCCGCAATTTGCTGATGGCCTGGGTGCTGACGCTGCCCTGCGCGATCATGCTGTCGGCCACGCTCTACGTGATCTTCTCGCGGATGTTCTGA
- a CDS encoding M20 aminoacylase family protein — MPIVNRVADLQPDIQAWRRDIHEHPELLYDVHRTAAFVADRLREFGCDEVVTGLGQTGVVGVIKGSKPAGEGLKTIGLRADMDALPVEEQTNLPYASKTPGKMHACGHDGHTAMLLGAARYLAETRNFAGDAVVIFQPAEEGGAGGAAMVKDGLMERFGIEQVYGMHNGPGIPIGSFAIRPGPIMAATDEVDIMIEGLGGHAARPHKCVDSVLVGAQVITALQSIVARSVDPLESAVISICEFHAGNARNVIPQTATLKGTIRTLSPEVRKLVEKRVHEVVAGVAQITGAKIDLRYHRNYPVVNNHAAETEVARRIAKQVAGDANVHEMPPLMGGEDFAYMLEARPGAFIFCGNGDSAGLHHPAYNFNDEAIVFGTSYWVKLVEESLAA, encoded by the coding sequence ATGCCCATCGTGAACCGCGTCGCCGACCTTCAACCCGATATTCAGGCCTGGCGCCGGGACATCCACGAGCATCCCGAGCTGCTGTACGATGTTCATCGCACTGCAGCATTCGTTGCGGACCGGCTGCGTGAGTTCGGCTGCGACGAGGTCGTGACCGGGCTCGGCCAGACCGGCGTGGTCGGCGTGATCAAGGGCAGCAAGCCGGCCGGCGAGGGGCTGAAGACCATCGGCCTGCGTGCCGACATGGATGCGCTGCCCGTCGAGGAGCAGACCAACCTGCCTTACGCCTCCAAGACCCCGGGCAAGATGCACGCCTGTGGCCATGACGGCCACACCGCGATGCTGCTCGGGGCCGCCCGCTACCTCGCCGAAACCCGCAATTTCGCCGGCGATGCGGTCGTGATCTTCCAGCCCGCCGAGGAGGGCGGCGCCGGCGGCGCAGCCATGGTCAAGGACGGCCTGATGGAGCGCTTCGGCATCGAGCAGGTCTACGGCATGCACAATGGCCCCGGTATTCCGATCGGCTCGTTCGCGATCCGGCCGGGCCCGATCATGGCGGCGACCGACGAGGTCGACATCATGATCGAGGGCCTCGGCGGTCATGCTGCGCGTCCGCACAAATGCGTGGATTCCGTCCTGGTCGGTGCGCAGGTGATTACCGCGCTGCAGTCGATCGTCGCGCGCAGCGTCGATCCGCTGGAATCGGCCGTGATCTCGATTTGCGAATTCCACGCCGGCAACGCCCGCAACGTCATTCCGCAGACCGCGACACTGAAGGGCACCATCCGCACGCTCTCGCCCGAGGTGCGCAAGCTGGTCGAGAAGCGCGTGCATGAAGTGGTGGCGGGCGTCGCGCAGATCACCGGCGCGAAGATCGACCTGCGTTATCACCGCAATTACCCCGTGGTGAACAACCACGCCGCGGAGACCGAGGTTGCGCGCCGCATTGCAAAGCAGGTTGCTGGCGATGCCAACGTGCACGAAATGCCGCCGCTGATGGGCGGCGAGGATTTCGCCTACATGCTGGAAGCGCGACCCGGCGCCTTCATCTTCTGCGGCAACGGCGACAGCGCCGGCCTGCATCACCCCGCCTACAATTTCAACGACGAGGCGATCGTGTTCGGCACGTCCTACTGGGTGAAGCTGGTCGAGGAATCGCTGGCGGCGTGA
- a CDS encoding GMC family oxidoreductase, which yields MPRRLEGEFDYIVVGAGTAGCIVANRLSADPGNRVLVLEAGGDDNWIWFHIPVGYLFAIGNPRSDWMFKTEAEPGLNGRSLAYPRGKVIGGCSAINAMISMRGQAADYDHWRQLGMTGWGYDDVLPLFKKLEDHFLGASEHHGAGGGWRIEAPRLSWDVLDAVGDAAEEMGIKRIPDFNTGDNEGTSYFHVNQKRGRRWSSARGFLKPALRRPNLRLEKHVLVDRVIIERGRAVGVRFIQNGEMIEARAKREVILSAGSIGSVQVLHRSGIGPADWLSPLGIDIVMDKPGVGRNLQDHLQQRAIYKVEGVRTLNETYYNLFRRGLMGLDYAFRRRGPLTMAPSQLGIFTRSDATRARANIQFHVQPLSLDKFGDPLHRFPAITVSACNLQPTSRGTVRLRSASPDEKPIIAPNYLSTDDDRQVGADAIRTTRRLMQQKALARYRPSEYLPGPSVGDDDASLAKAAGDIGTTIFHPVGTAKMGAVSDPMAVVDERLRFYGLSGLRIVDASIMPTITSGNTNTPTAMIAEKGAAMILEDAK from the coding sequence ATGCCGAGACGGCTCGAAGGTGAATTTGACTACATTGTCGTCGGAGCAGGTACGGCGGGCTGCATCGTCGCCAACCGGCTGTCGGCGGATCCCGGCAATCGCGTCCTCGTCCTCGAAGCTGGCGGCGACGACAACTGGATCTGGTTCCACATCCCGGTCGGCTATCTCTTTGCGATCGGCAATCCGCGCTCGGACTGGATGTTCAAGACCGAGGCCGAGCCCGGCCTGAACGGCCGTTCGCTCGCCTATCCGCGCGGCAAGGTGATCGGCGGCTGCTCGGCGATCAATGCCATGATCTCGATGCGCGGCCAGGCCGCCGATTATGATCACTGGCGGCAACTCGGCATGACCGGCTGGGGCTATGACGACGTGCTGCCGCTGTTCAAGAAGCTCGAGGATCACTTCCTCGGCGCCAGCGAGCATCACGGCGCCGGGGGCGGCTGGCGCATCGAGGCGCCGCGGCTGTCATGGGACGTTCTCGATGCCGTCGGGGATGCCGCCGAGGAGATGGGCATCAAGCGCATCCCGGATTTCAACACCGGCGACAATGAAGGCACCAGCTATTTCCACGTCAACCAGAAGCGCGGCCGGCGCTGGTCGTCGGCACGCGGCTTCCTCAAGCCCGCCTTGAGGCGCCCGAACCTGCGGCTCGAGAAGCATGTGCTGGTCGACCGCGTCATCATCGAGCGGGGCCGCGCCGTCGGCGTGCGCTTCATCCAGAACGGCGAGATGATCGAAGCGCGTGCGAAACGCGAAGTGATCCTGTCGGCCGGCTCGATCGGCTCGGTGCAGGTGCTGCATCGCTCCGGCATCGGCCCCGCCGACTGGCTGTCGCCGCTCGGCATCGACATCGTCATGGACAAGCCCGGTGTGGGGCGCAATCTGCAGGACCACCTCCAGCAGCGTGCGATCTACAAGGTCGAGGGCGTGCGCACGCTGAACGAGACCTATTACAATCTGTTCCGCCGCGGCCTGATGGGGCTCGACTACGCCTTCCGCCGCCGCGGTCCCCTGACCATGGCGCCGTCGCAGCTCGGCATCTTCACGCGCTCCGATGCGACACGCGCACGCGCCAACATCCAGTTCCACGTGCAACCGCTGTCGCTCGACAAGTTCGGTGATCCCCTGCACCGTTTCCCCGCCATCACGGTCAGCGCCTGCAATCTCCAGCCGACCTCGCGCGGCACCGTGCGGCTGCGTTCGGCGAGCCCCGACGAGAAGCCGATCATCGCGCCGAATTATCTGTCGACCGACGACGACCGCCAGGTCGGCGCCGACGCCATCCGCACCACGCGCCGCCTGATGCAGCAGAAGGCCCTGGCACGATATCGCCCGAGCGAATATCTGCCGGGTCCCTCCGTCGGCGATGACGACGCCTCGCTCGCAAAGGCTGCCGGCGATATCGGCACCACCATCTTCCACCCCGTCGGCACGGCGAAGATGGGCGCCGTAAGCGATCCGATGGCCGTGGTCGACGAGCGGCTGCGCTTCTATGGCCTCAGCGGCTTGCGCATTGTCGACGCCTCGATCATGCCGACCATCACGTCGGGCAACACCAACACGCCGACGGCGATGATCGCCGAGAAGGGCGCGGCGATGATCTTGGAGGATGCGAAGTAG
- a CDS encoding alpha/beta fold hydrolase — translation MINPHRFSIGPAAAEIAMLQWGESGKPPALLVHGTGFVADVWDEVARELASTYTVYALDRRGHGASHKPGVYQFLDYAEDVCRVVDAIGLRDVYGIGHSAGATDLLLAAKLLPGRFTRLFVMEPTIMDPRAARAGGLDEESLSRVEGTLRRRAEFDSADAVFERYRTAPAFADWTVTSLRAYVRHGFVPLENGRVRLCCTPETEAAILRPIYEAMAQVYVGDARGNPFGLLAEIDCPVRVTTAAKSGPIYWEMARRAVALIPQVSTMVFEDAGHCVAQEAPTAVVEAVREFAK, via the coding sequence ATGATCAATCCCCACCGCTTTTCAATCGGCCCTGCCGCCGCAGAGATCGCCATGCTGCAATGGGGCGAGAGCGGCAAGCCACCTGCCCTGCTCGTTCATGGCACCGGCTTCGTCGCCGACGTCTGGGACGAAGTCGCGCGCGAGCTTGCATCGACCTACACCGTCTATGCACTCGACCGCCGCGGCCACGGCGCCAGCCACAAGCCCGGCGTCTATCAGTTCCTGGACTATGCGGAGGATGTTTGCCGGGTGGTCGATGCGATCGGCTTGCGAGACGTCTACGGCATCGGCCACAGTGCGGGCGCGACCGATCTCCTGCTCGCGGCAAAACTCTTGCCCGGACGCTTCACACGCCTGTTCGTGATGGAGCCGACCATCATGGACCCGCGCGCGGCGCGCGCCGGAGGGTTGGACGAGGAATCCTTATCGCGAGTAGAGGGCACGCTACGTCGACGCGCCGAGTTCGACAGTGCCGATGCCGTCTTCGAACGCTATCGCACCGCGCCAGCGTTTGCAGATTGGACCGTGACCTCGCTTCGGGCCTATGTGCGCCACGGCTTCGTGCCGCTGGAGAATGGCCGGGTGCGGCTCTGCTGTACACCGGAGACCGAGGCGGCGATCCTGCGCCCGATCTACGAAGCGATGGCGCAGGTTTACGTTGGCGATGCCCGCGGTAATCCGTTTGGGTTGCTCGCCGAGATCGACTGTCCCGTGCGCGTCACGACCGCTGCGAAGTCGGGGCCGATCTATTGGGAGATGGCGCGGCGCGCGGTGGCGCTGATTCCGCAGGTCAGCACGATGGTGTTCGAGGACGCCGGGCATTGTGTGGCGCAGGAAGCGCCCACGGCCGTGGTGGAGGCTGTGCGAGAATTCGCGAAGTAG